One genomic region from Patescibacteria group bacterium encodes:
- a CDS encoding ferredoxin, which translates to MRLKVDRDLCISAASCVALLPEVFELDDEGKALIKNLAGSKTSDWTDLKQLPADIQAIMEAARSCPTDAIIIEDDNGQQIYP; encoded by the coding sequence ATGAGATTAAAAGTGGATAGAGATTTATGTATTAGTGCCGCTTCTTGTGTAGCTTTATTACCGGAAGTTTTTGAATTGGATGACGAAGGTAAGGCTCTTATAAAAAATTTAGCTGGTTCTAAAACTAGTGATTGGACAGATCTTAAACAATTACCAGCCGATATTCAGGCCATAATGGAAGCAGCTCGTTCTTGTCCGACCGATGCCATAATTATAGAAGACGATAACGGTCAGCAAATTTATCCTTAA
- a CDS encoding EamA family transporter: MSWLWVAFKVGPIDKLSLVFTVLLAVLILGEKLTFKMIGGTILMALGAVLIAF; encoded by the coding sequence ATGTCTTGGTTGTGGGTGGCTTTTAAGGTTGGACCAATCGATAAGTTGTCTTTGGTTTTTACAGTTTTATTAGCTGTTTTAATTTTAGGAGAAAAATTAACGTTTAAAATGATTGGTGGTACAATACTTATGGCTTTAGGAGCAGTCTTAATCGCTTTTTAA
- a CDS encoding DUF87 domain-containing protein gives MSTDQLQNINVFAQTNFRNMQRKFGIKTDDRRRHVYIIGKTGMGKSVLEENMIFNDIRAGHGLAIVDPHGDLAEAILDVIPSHRVNDVVYFNPSDVDYPVAFNPLESVDPKYRHLVASGLVGVFKKIWADSWGPRLEYILRNAILALLEYPNSTLLGITRILVDKYYRKKVLEKVSDPVVRSFWIDEYDNYNEKFRTEAISPIQNKIGQFLSSSIIRNIVGQPKSTIDLREIMDNKKILILNLSKGRVGEDNSGLLGAMMITKIQLSAMSRIDTLEEAREDFFLYVDEFQNFATESFANILSEARKYRLNITIAHQYIEQLGDVVKAAVFGNVGTMITFRVGAEDAEFLEKEFGPTFTEEDLVGLPKYHIYLKLMIDGITSESFSAVTLPPVATKNKNREKIIKVSRERYSKTRQQVEEKILRWAGVEDVFKETATAESGSLDEEELRFKHKSAAPSQSAEVDMPRLNLTKTVQDLYEAECWVCHRKLQLPFKPDGIRPIYCKEDMKKVRQGLITKPKPPLVVVQGQPLNGVPDSLPTVEEEDYNKIKKPTDVDDFNSNSTATSSKKITGVKKNKEIKLSPDKLIDPLPKVVSLSADKPQIIKPNQVIHFEE, from the coding sequence ATGTCTACAGATCAGCTACAAAATATAAATGTTTTTGCTCAGACGAATTTTCGCAACATGCAGCGAAAATTTGGTATTAAAACTGATGATCGTCGTCGGCATGTTTATATTATTGGTAAAACAGGCATGGGTAAATCTGTTTTGGAAGAAAATATGATATTTAACGATATTCGGGCGGGTCATGGTTTGGCCATAGTCGATCCGCATGGCGATTTAGCCGAAGCGATTTTGGATGTTATACCTTCGCATCGGGTTAACGATGTCGTTTATTTTAATCCGTCCGATGTGGATTACCCAGTGGCTTTTAATCCCTTAGAATCGGTAGATCCCAAATATCGTCATTTGGTGGCTTCGGGTTTGGTGGGGGTTTTTAAGAAAATTTGGGCCGATTCTTGGGGGCCTCGTTTGGAATATATTTTACGTAATGCCATTTTAGCTTTATTGGAATATCCTAATTCTACTTTGTTAGGTATTACTCGTATTTTGGTAGATAAATATTACAGAAAAAAAGTTTTGGAAAAGGTAAGCGACCCAGTAGTTAGGTCCTTTTGGATAGATGAGTATGATAACTATAATGAAAAATTTAGAACTGAGGCTATTTCGCCGATTCAAAATAAAATTGGTCAGTTTTTATCCTCTTCAATTATTCGTAATATAGTCGGCCAACCCAAATCAACCATAGATTTGCGGGAAATAATGGATAATAAAAAAATCTTGATACTTAATCTGTCTAAAGGGCGAGTAGGTGAGGATAATTCTGGTTTGTTAGGTGCGATGATGATTACTAAAATTCAATTATCGGCTATGAGCCGTATTGATACCTTGGAAGAAGCTAGGGAAGATTTTTTTCTTTATGTTGATGAATTTCAAAATTTTGCTACGGAGAGTTTTGCTAATATTTTGTCAGAAGCTCGTAAATACCGTTTAAATATAACTATAGCCCATCAATATATTGAGCAGTTGGGCGATGTCGTTAAGGCGGCTGTTTTTGGTAACGTGGGTACTATGATAACTTTTCGGGTCGGTGCAGAAGATGCGGAATTTTTAGAAAAAGAATTCGGGCCAACTTTTACTGAAGAAGATTTAGTAGGCTTACCCAAGTACCATATTTATTTAAAATTGATGATTGATGGAATTACTAGTGAGTCTTTTAGTGCTGTTACTTTACCGCCAGTGGCTACTAAAAATAAGAACCGGGAAAAAATAATTAAGGTTTCTCGTGAACGTTACAGCAAAACTCGGCAACAGGTTGAAGAAAAAATCTTGCGGTGGGCCGGTGTGGAAGATGTTTTTAAGGAAACAGCTACAGCTGAATCTGGTAGTTTAGATGAAGAAGAGTTAAGGTTTAAGCATAAATCAGCGGCGCCCAGCCAATCGGCTGAAGTCGATATGCCTCGTCTTAATTTAACTAAGACGGTTCAGGATTTATATGAAGCCGAATGTTGGGTTTGCCACAGAAAACTGCAACTTCCTTTTAAGCCGGATGGTATTAGGCCGATTTATTGTAAAGAAGATATGAAAAAAGTTAGACAGGGATTAATAACCAAACCCAAACCGCCTTTGGTGGTGGTGCAAGGGCAACCACTTAACGGGGTTCCTGATAGTTTACCGACGGTTGAGGAAGAAGATTATAATAAGATTAAAAAACCGACTGATGTTGATGATTTTAATTCCAACTCAACAGCTACTAGCAGTAAAAAAATAACAGGCGTTAAAAAAAACAAAGAAATAAAATTATCACCAGATAAGCTGATTGACCCTTTACCTAAAGTAGTCAGTCTGTCAGCGGATAAACCGCAGATCATAAAACCTAATCAAGTAATTCATTTTGAAGAATAA
- the secF gene encoding protein translocase subunit SecF — translation MIKIIQKRAIWYTLSSLLVAISIGFLAIWGLKFGIDFTGGSLLEVEFTASRPSLVAMQDSLSEFDLGGFSIQPSGDNKAILRFKEVDQETKNKITTQLTQLSGGEVKEDRFESVGPVIGSELKSGALWAIILSLIFIVMYIAWAFRKVSRPVSSWKYGLAAIVALSHDVLFTLGIFAVLGHFKGVEIDSMFVSALLTVLGFSVHDTIVVFDRTRENLYRHSSVNFEETVNKSVNDTLIRSINTSLTTLLVLLTLFFFGGSTIKYFALALAIGIGIGTYSSIFLASPLLVTWQNWSSRSRK, via the coding sequence ATGATTAAAATAATTCAAAAAAGAGCTATTTGGTACACCTTGTCTTCTTTATTGGTGGCTATTTCTATTGGTTTTTTAGCAATTTGGGGTTTAAAATTTGGTATTGATTTTACCGGCGGTTCGCTTTTGGAAGTAGAGTTTACGGCTAGTCGCCCCAGTTTAGTGGCTATGCAAGATTCGTTGTCAGAATTTGATTTAGGTGGTTTTAGTATTCAGCCGAGCGGTGACAATAAGGCTATTTTACGTTTTAAAGAAGTTGACCAAGAAACAAAGAACAAAATAACCACCCAATTAACCCAGCTTAGTGGCGGAGAAGTTAAAGAAGATAGATTTGAATCGGTCGGCCCAGTTATCGGCTCGGAATTAAAATCAGGTGCTTTATGGGCCATTATTTTGTCTTTAATTTTCATAGTAATGTATATTGCTTGGGCTTTTCGTAAAGTGTCTCGCCCGGTATCATCTTGGAAATATGGTCTAGCTGCTATTGTGGCTTTAAGCCATGATGTGTTGTTTACCTTAGGTATTTTTGCCGTTTTAGGTCATTTTAAAGGTGTAGAAATAGATAGTATGTTTGTTTCGGCACTTTTGACTGTTTTGGGTTTTTCGGTGCACGATACTATAGTGGTTTTTGACCGTACTCGAGAAAATCTTTATCGTCATTCATCAGTTAATTTTGAAGAAACAGTTAATAAGAGTGTTAATGATACTTTGATTCGTTCTATCAATACCTCATTAACTACTTTATTGGTTTTGTTGACTTTGTTCTTTTTTGGTGGGTCTACTATAAAGTATTTTGCTTTAGCCTTGGCAATCGGTATAGGTATTGGTACTTATTCTTCTATTTTTTTGGCTTCACCTTTATTGGTTACTTGGCAAAATTGGTCAAGCCGGTCACGAAAGTAA
- the secD gene encoding protein translocase subunit SecD, translating into MKTSKFWQSLNDSLGFIWWPFIGLYKLLFNNITSRKKIWYAFSGILLLSLLAGLVDYPKVPSWVPGSSFWNRYNVQLGLDLRGGSHLVYQADVVSIASAERADALEGVRDVIERRVNYFGVAEPIVQTNKVGDNWRVIVELPGVKDVEEAIKLIGETPTLEFKEQGAAPVADISATDANNEQVKIKAEQVLARVKSGEDFFQLATEFSEDPGSKDQGGDLGYFGKGVMVPDFEQAVWSLSVNEVTKELVKTQFGYHIIKKTGVRENADKVEEISASHILFKTESAALTADQWVSTGLSGKQLSKSQVEFDQQTGVPQVNLTFNEEGKKLFSEITGRNVGKPVAIFLDGTPISVPTVQQAITGGQAVISGSFTLPEAKQLAQRLNSGALPVPISLVNQTTVDASLGKVAVEKSLLAGMYGLLLVALFMLFYYRLPGLISVLALGIYTALTFAIFKLWPVTLTLAGIAGFVLSIGMAVDANVLIFERLKEELKDGKTLNQAIEEGFARAWTSIRDSNISSLITAVILMWFGSSLVKGFAITLALGILVSMFSAITVTRTFLRLLATGHLTAWRWPFGVKALKKEQVN; encoded by the coding sequence ATGAAAACTTCAAAGTTTTGGCAATCATTAAACGATAGTCTGGGGTTTATTTGGTGGCCTTTTATCGGACTTTATAAGTTATTGTTTAATAACATAACTTCTCGTAAAAAAATTTGGTATGCTTTTTCCGGTATATTGTTACTGAGTCTGTTAGCCGGTTTGGTGGATTATCCCAAAGTGCCATCTTGGGTGCCTGGGAGTTCTTTTTGGAATAGATATAATGTTCAATTAGGTTTGGATTTAAGAGGTGGTAGTCATTTGGTTTATCAGGCTGACGTTGTTAGTATTGCTTCTGCAGAAAGGGCTGATGCTTTGGAAGGTGTCCGTGATGTGATTGAACGGCGGGTCAATTATTTTGGAGTAGCCGAACCAATAGTGCAAACTAATAAGGTAGGTGATAATTGGCGAGTCATAGTGGAGTTGCCTGGTGTTAAGGATGTCGAGGAGGCTATTAAATTAATAGGTGAAACTCCAACTTTAGAATTTAAAGAGCAGGGTGCGGCTCCGGTAGCCGATATTAGCGCTACTGACGCTAATAATGAACAGGTAAAAATTAAAGCTGAACAAGTCTTGGCACGAGTTAAGTCGGGTGAAGATTTTTTTCAATTAGCTACGGAATTTTCCGAGGATCCCGGTAGTAAGGATCAGGGCGGAGATTTGGGTTATTTTGGTAAGGGAGTTATGGTGCCAGACTTTGAACAGGCTGTTTGGTCCTTGTCAGTTAATGAAGTAACTAAAGAATTAGTAAAAACTCAATTTGGTTATCATATTATTAAAAAAACCGGTGTCAGAGAAAATGCTGATAAAGTAGAGGAAATTAGTGCTAGCCATATTTTATTTAAAACAGAATCAGCTGCTTTAACAGCTGATCAGTGGGTATCTACAGGTTTGTCGGGCAAACAATTAAGCAAATCTCAAGTTGAATTTGATCAACAAACAGGCGTTCCCCAAGTAAATCTTACTTTTAATGAGGAGGGTAAAAAATTATTCTCGGAAATAACTGGTCGAAATGTTGGTAAGCCGGTAGCGATTTTTTTGGATGGCACGCCAATAAGTGTACCAACTGTTCAGCAGGCGATTACTGGTGGACAAGCGGTTATTAGCGGTAGTTTTACCCTGCCAGAGGCCAAGCAGTTGGCTCAACGTTTGAATTCAGGTGCTTTACCAGTACCGATTTCTTTAGTAAACCAAACTACAGTGGATGCCAGTTTGGGTAAAGTGGCTGTAGAAAAAAGTTTATTAGCTGGTATGTATGGTTTATTGTTGGTAGCTTTGTTTATGTTGTTTTATTACCGCTTGCCGGGGTTAATTTCGGTATTGGCTTTGGGTATTTATACGGCTTTGACTTTTGCTATTTTTAAATTATGGCCAGTAACTTTGACCTTAGCTGGTATAGCTGGTTTTGTTTTATCAATCGGTATGGCTGTAGATGCTAACGTGCTTATTTTTGAAAGATTGAAAGAAGAGCTGAAAGACGGTAAAACTTTAAATCAAGCTATTGAGGAAGGTTTTGCTCGAGCTTGGACATCTATTCGAGATTCTAATATTTCCAGTCTTATCACAGCGGTTATTTTAATGTGGTTTGGTTCTAGTTTGGTAAAAGGTTTTGCTATAACTTTGGCTTTAGGTATTTTGGTAAGTATGTTTTCCGCTATTACGGTGACCAGGACTTTTTTGCGCTTGTTGGCCACCGGGCATTTAACGGCCTGGCGTTGGCCGTTTGGTGTTAAGGCCCTTAAAAAAGAGCAAGTTAATTAG
- a CDS encoding ABC transporter ATP-binding protein/permease has translation MKLVTKQTYQLFWQHIKKYRWYFYVIVFSIVIGSVVDVIVPIYYKKFIDLLTVSTAQNNLIKQDLVNILLLILGLNAVSWLFYRLATFTNNFFQPRVMAELQNTSFEYLHGHSFGFFVNRFVGGLVRKVGRLIRAFEEVTDAWYWNMIRIGVSLITVLVVVFSRYQLIGWLMLAWLALYLTINYYLSLYKLKLDEAAAAADTKVTSYLADTITNQSNLKIFAALSDEKKGFADTTSNQFVLSKKSWDFDAVIEAIQAVFMILLEFAIFYYCLTLWIKGLVTVGDFVLVQAYIMQVFFQLWGFGRIIRRMYRSFADAEEMVEILNTPQEIKDEPRSSELKVSKGLVEFKDVSFNYQNSLDVIKNFSLTVKPGEKVGIVGPSGAGKSTLVALLFRFYDSQQGAIYIDGQDIAKVSQESLRRNISLVPQDTILFHRTLLDNIRYGRRFSTNEEVIEVARQAHCDEFISRLPEGYNTFVGERGVKLSGGERQRVAIARAILKNAPILLLDEATSSLDSQVEILIQDALEKLMHGKTTIVIAHRLSTIMKMDRIVVVKNGMVEEIGSHAELLQKESGLYQTLWRLQAGGFVSA, from the coding sequence ATGAAATTAGTTACTAAACAAACTTATCAGCTTTTTTGGCAGCATATAAAAAAATATCGCTGGTATTTTTATGTGATTGTTTTTTCCATTGTGATAGGTTCGGTAGTAGATGTCATAGTACCGATTTATTATAAAAAATTTATTGATTTGTTAACTGTTTCTACTGCTCAAAATAACTTAATTAAGCAAGATTTAGTTAATATTTTGTTGTTGATTTTAGGTTTAAATGCTGTTAGTTGGTTGTTTTACCGTTTAGCCACTTTTACTAATAATTTTTTTCAGCCTAGGGTAATGGCTGAATTACAAAATACTTCTTTTGAGTATTTACACGGCCATTCTTTTGGATTTTTTGTTAATCGTTTTGTCGGTGGTTTGGTACGTAAGGTTGGTCGGTTAATTAGGGCCTTTGAAGAAGTTACTGACGCTTGGTATTGGAATATGATAAGGATCGGCGTCAGTTTAATAACTGTTTTGGTAGTGGTATTTAGCCGTTACCAGTTAATTGGTTGGTTGATGTTAGCTTGGTTGGCGCTTTATCTTACTATTAATTATTATTTGTCTTTATATAAATTAAAATTAGATGAAGCTGCTGCGGCCGCCGATACCAAAGTGACTTCTTATTTGGCAGACACTATAACCAATCAATCAAACTTAAAAATATTCGCCGCTTTATCTGATGAAAAAAAAGGTTTTGCCGATACCACTAGTAATCAATTTGTATTATCTAAAAAAAGTTGGGATTTTGATGCCGTTATAGAAGCGATTCAGGCGGTTTTTATGATTTTATTGGAGTTTGCTATTTTTTATTATTGTTTGACTTTGTGGATTAAAGGTTTGGTAACGGTCGGTGATTTTGTGCTGGTACAGGCCTATATAATGCAGGTATTTTTCCAATTGTGGGGTTTTGGCCGGATAATTCGTCGTATGTACAGAAGTTTTGCTGATGCCGAGGAAATGGTGGAAATATTAAATACACCTCAGGAAATTAAAGATGAACCTAGATCGTCTGAATTGAAAGTTAGTAAAGGTTTAGTGGAATTTAAAGATGTTAGTTTTAATTACCAAAACTCACTGGATGTAATAAAGAATTTTTCTTTAACAGTTAAACCAGGAGAAAAAGTTGGTATAGTTGGACCGTCGGGTGCTGGTAAATCTACTTTAGTGGCTTTGTTGTTTCGTTTTTATGATAGTCAGCAGGGGGCTATTTATATTGATGGTCAGGATATAGCTAAAGTTAGTCAAGAATCTTTGCGTCGCAATATTTCCTTGGTGCCACAAGATACAATTTTATTCCACCGAACTTTATTGGACAATATTCGTTATGGTCGGCGTTTTAGTACTAACGAAGAAGTAATAGAAGTGGCTCGGCAGGCGCATTGTGATGAATTTATTAGTCGTTTGCCTGAAGGTTATAATACTTTTGTGGGTGAGAGGGGAGTTAAGTTATCCGGTGGTGAAAGGCAAAGAGTGGCCATTGCTCGAGCCATCTTAAAAAATGCCCCAATTTTATTATTGGATGAGGCGACTAGTAGTTTGGATTCCCAAGTTGAGATTTTAATCCAAGATGCTCTGGAAAAATTAATGCATGGTAAAACCACTATTGTCATAGCTCATCGTCTGTCTACTATTATGAAAATGGATAGGATAGTGGTGGTTAAAAATGGTATGGTTGAAGAAATAGGTAGTCACGCTGAATTATTACAAAAAGAAAGTGGTCTTTATCAAACCCTTTGGCGGTTGCAAGCGGGCGGTTTTGTTAGTGCTTAA
- a CDS encoding HAD-IB family phosphatase encodes MKKRIKNKKSQVAVFDIDGTIFRSSLQRELIMELVKYGVFPPIVKKELEKDFFSWVDRRGSYEDYIMGVVNSYEKRIPGVSVEDVRHVARIVIGKQKNRVYTFTRDLIKKLRPTHHLVAISGSPIEIVKEFNRIWRFDKVYGMEFEIKDERYTGKVNFLPITDKRAVLTNYVKQKKLSLFGSVGVGDTENDAGFLSLVKKPICFNPNHDLYSIARKKSWAVVVERKDVIYHL; translated from the coding sequence ATGAAAAAAAGAATTAAAAATAAAAAATCTCAAGTGGCGGTTTTTGATATTGATGGCACTATTTTTCGATCTTCTTTACAAAGGGAGTTAATAATGGAATTGGTTAAATATGGTGTTTTTCCACCGATTGTTAAGAAAGAATTGGAAAAAGATTTTTTTTCTTGGGTAGATAGGCGGGGCAGTTACGAAGATTATATAATGGGGGTGGTTAACTCTTATGAAAAAAGGATTCCCGGAGTGTCCGTGGAAGATGTTAGACATGTGGCCAGAATAGTGATTGGCAAACAAAAGAATCGAGTTTATACCTTTACCCGTGATTTAATCAAAAAATTGCGACCCACTCATCATTTAGTGGCTATTTCCGGTTCACCCATTGAGATAGTAAAAGAATTTAATCGTATTTGGCGTTTTGATAAAGTTTATGGCATGGAATTTGAAATTAAAGACGAACGTTATACGGGTAAAGTAAATTTTTTACCTATTACAGATAAACGAGCGGTTTTAACTAATTATGTTAAACAAAAGAAACTGTCCTTATTTGGTTCGGTGGGTGTGGGTGATACGGAAAACGACGCTGGTTTTTTGTCTTTGGTAAAAAAACCGATTTGTTTTAACCCTAACCACGATTTATACAGTATTGCCCGTAAGAAGAGTTGGGCTGTTGTGGTGGAAAGAAAAGACGTTATTTACCATTTGTAG
- a CDS encoding 8-oxo-dGTP diphosphatase: MELTLGFIFQDDNILLGLKKRGFGQGKWNGYGGKIESGETIEQSLVREIKEEVSLVVKEYDKLGEIEFIFPQEEFLVHIFKITSYTGKPKESLEITWQWFKLSDIPYDKMWIDDKYWLPMLIQGKKFNGRFVFSDESGQSIKQYNLREI, from the coding sequence ATGGAACTAACTTTGGGTTTTATTTTTCAGGATGATAATATTTTGTTGGGTTTAAAAAAGAGGGGATTCGGCCAAGGCAAATGGAATGGTTATGGTGGAAAAATTGAATCAGGTGAAACTATTGAACAATCTTTAGTTAGAGAAATAAAAGAAGAAGTTAGTTTAGTTGTAAAAGAGTATGATAAGCTTGGTGAAATAGAATTTATTTTTCCGCAAGAAGAGTTTTTAGTTCATATTTTTAAAATAACAAGTTATACTGGTAAACCTAAAGAAAGCTTAGAGATAACTTGGCAATGGTTTAAATTGAGCGACATTCCTTATGATAAAATGTGGATAGATGATAAGTATTGGTTGCCTATGTTAATTCAAGGTAAAAAATTCAACGGTCGATTTGTTTTTTCTGATGAATCAGGCCAATCAATTAAGCAATATAATTTGCGGGAAATTTAG
- a CDS encoding NUDIX domain-containing protein yields MTKEIRVGIGIAIFKQGKVLLGKRKGAHGAGEYAFPGGHMEYGESFTDCVKREVTEECGLEIDNIKFQFVANNLFYWPKHVVHLGLTADWLSGEPKLLEPDKNEGWQWYDINTLPNPLFKLTELFFESYNSEKNYFDMEKPK; encoded by the coding sequence ATGACTAAGGAAATAAGAGTTGGTATCGGAATAGCTATTTTTAAACAAGGCAAGGTTTTATTGGGTAAAAGAAAAGGCGCTCACGGCGCAGGTGAATATGCTTTTCCTGGGGGTCATATGGAATATGGAGAGTCTTTTACTGATTGTGTTAAAAGAGAAGTGACTGAGGAGTGTGGTTTAGAGATAGATAATATAAAATTTCAGTTCGTGGCCAATAATCTTTTTTATTGGCCTAAGCATGTAGTCCATTTGGGCTTAACAGCTGATTGGTTATCCGGAGAACCAAAATTGTTAGAGCCGGATAAAAATGAAGGTTGGCAATGGTATGATATTAATACCTTGCCTAATCCTTTGTTTAAACTGACTGAATTATTTTTTGAATCGTATAATTCGGAAAAAAATTATTTTGATATGGAAAAGCCTAAGTAA
- a CDS encoding NUDIX domain-containing protein, with protein sequence MIQKMVNNIRQRVSAVIVKGNEVLLIKRIKQDKIYYVFPGGGVETGESLEQALVREINEELSLIVTDYKFLFSLDLLGYGQSFYKQEKYQNNFYLVTGFTGQPAIGGPEKERMNKDNVYGLVWFNKEDLSKLPNLQPTEAVSKLVSLKLIN encoded by the coding sequence TTGATTCAAAAAATGGTTAATAATATTAGGCAAAGAGTTTCAGCGGTTATAGTAAAAGGTAACGAAGTTTTGCTTATTAAAAGAATTAAGCAGGATAAAATTTATTATGTTTTTCCTGGGGGCGGTGTAGAAACAGGTGAAAGTTTGGAGCAAGCTTTGGTTAGGGAGATTAACGAGGAATTAAGTTTGATTGTGACTGATTATAAATTTTTGTTTAGCCTAGATTTGTTAGGTTATGGGCAATCTTTTTATAAGCAGGAAAAATATCAAAATAATTTTTATTTAGTTACAGGTTTTACTGGCCAGCCGGCTATTGGCGGACCAGAAAAGGAAAGAATGAATAAAGATAATGTTTATGGACTGGTTTGGTTTAATAAAGAGGATTTGTCTAAATTACCAAACTTACAACCAACAGAAGCGGTTAGTAAATTGGTCAGTTTAAAATTAATTAATTAA
- a CDS encoding NUDIX domain-containing protein gives MKPKIPIVNEKDEIIDYKDRTTITSKDIYRVAGLWVTNNQGDILLARRAFTKTHDPGKWGPAVAGTVEVDETYKSNIIKEAEEELGLKNLDLIPGPKYLSRGEKWTHFTQVFFAVIDTELDNIKIDETEVAEVRWFNKSVLGVELSTRPQDFLGAVKKFFDSKNG, from the coding sequence ATGAAGCCAAAAATTCCCATAGTTAATGAAAAAGATGAAATAATTGATTATAAAGACCGCACTACTATTACTAGTAAAGATATTTATCGGGTAGCTGGGTTGTGGGTTACTAATAATCAGGGTGATATTTTATTAGCTCGTCGGGCTTTTACTAAGACACATGATCCTGGTAAATGGGGTCCGGCTGTAGCCGGAACAGTCGAAGTAGATGAAACTTATAAAAGTAATATTATAAAAGAAGCTGAGGAGGAACTAGGTTTAAAGAATTTGGATTTGATTCCTGGGCCAAAATACTTAAGTCGGGGTGAAAAGTGGACCCATTTTACCCAAGTATTTTTTGCAGTTATTGATACAGAGTTAGATAATATAAAAATTGACGAAACAGAAGTGGCTGAGGTTAGGTGGTTTAATAAGAGCGTTTTAGGAGTTGAGTTATCTACTCGGCCACAGGATTTTCTTGGGGCAGTTAAAAAATTTTTTGATTCAAAAAATGGTTAA
- a CDS encoding NUDIX domain-containing protein has protein sequence MIFLDKPKDFNPKIEVVSCLMEYDGVILFLQRNDDKFKGGKWCRPAGKLNAGENKLQALVREINEETGLEVKESNLEFLKTIYVRYPEFDYPYHTYKLSLRVKPDVKLNNNEHQKYIWLKPEEILNLDLLPDEADCLKLIYNL, from the coding sequence ATGATTTTTTTAGATAAACCTAAAGATTTTAATCCCAAAATAGAAGTCGTTAGTTGTTTAATGGAATATGACGGTGTGATTCTTTTTTTACAACGGAATGATGATAAATTTAAAGGTGGAAAATGGTGTCGTCCGGCTGGTAAACTAAACGCGGGTGAAAATAAATTACAAGCTTTGGTTAGGGAGATTAACGAGGAAACTGGACTTGAAGTAAAAGAGAGTAATTTGGAATTTTTAAAAACAATTTATGTTCGTTATCCGGAGTTTGATTATCCTTATCATACCTATAAATTATCATTGCGAGTTAAACCAGATGTAAAGTTGAATAATAACGAGCATCAAAAGTATATTTGGCTTAAACCAGAAGAAATTTTAAATTTAGATTTATTGCCCGATGAAGCAGATTGCCTTAAGTTAATTTATAATTTATGA